The Vibrio ishigakensis genome has a window encoding:
- a CDS encoding DEAD/DEAH box helicase: MTDSSFAKLGVAEQFVTTLTNLHITEPTPVQHEAIPFVLEGRDVLAAAQTGTGKTIAFGLPILQKLSEQPSKPVNPQTPCEIRALVLVPTRELAQQVFTAITQYGESTELKVGVVYGGTSFGVQAEMLTKGCDVLIATPGRLLDHLFNKTLRLDTVQTLVLDEADRMLDMGFMPDIKRIMNKLSKEKQTLFFSATFNKGIKNLAYKILNTPVEVEVSPANSTADSVEQIVYPVDKKRKRELLSYLIGSKNWQQVLVFCRTKEGAEALSKELKLDGIQAVSMHGDKSQGARTRALEDFKSGKARAMIATDVAARGIDIKELEHVVNFDMPFKAEDYVHRIGRSGRAGHKGHAVSLMSHDEEYLLKAIERLLDKKLPQEWLEGYEPSPIENVIDEPSGRRGRSRASEKRKMKAKLGIHKNRGKAHRK, translated from the coding sequence ATGACTGATTCTTCTTTTGCAAAACTGGGTGTAGCGGAGCAATTCGTTACAACACTAACTAACCTGCATATTACCGAGCCAACTCCTGTACAACACGAAGCGATTCCATTTGTACTTGAAGGGCGAGACGTATTGGCGGCAGCGCAAACGGGCACGGGTAAAACCATTGCTTTTGGTTTGCCGATTTTGCAAAAGTTGAGTGAACAACCATCTAAGCCAGTAAACCCTCAAACACCTTGCGAGATCCGCGCCTTGGTTTTGGTGCCTACGCGTGAGCTTGCTCAGCAAGTGTTTACAGCAATCACTCAATATGGGGAATCTACTGAGCTAAAGGTAGGCGTGGTATATGGCGGTACCAGCTTTGGTGTTCAGGCAGAAATGCTGACTAAGGGCTGTGATGTATTGATTGCCACACCGGGTCGCCTGCTGGATCATCTGTTTAATAAGACGCTCCGTCTCGATACGGTTCAAACCCTAGTGCTCGATGAAGCTGACCGCATGCTAGATATGGGCTTTATGCCGGATATCAAACGCATTATGAACAAGCTCAGCAAAGAAAAACAGACCCTGTTTTTCTCTGCAACCTTCAACAAGGGCATCAAGAATCTGGCTTACAAGATCTTGAATACGCCGGTTGAAGTTGAGGTATCACCTGCGAACTCTACAGCTGATAGTGTTGAGCAGATAGTGTATCCGGTGGATAAAAAGCGTAAGCGTGAGCTGCTCTCTTATCTTATCGGTTCTAAGAACTGGCAACAGGTTTTAGTGTTCTGCCGCACAAAAGAGGGGGCTGAGGCACTTTCTAAAGAACTGAAACTGGATGGTATCCAAGCCGTTTCAATGCACGGTGACAAGAGCCAAGGTGCTCGTACTCGTGCCCTTGAAGATTTCAAATCCGGTAAGGCCCGCGCCATGATTGCAACTGACGTTGCAGCTCGGGGTATCGACATTAAAGAGCTAGAACACGTAGTGAACTTCGATATGCCATTTAAGGCAGAAGATTATGTGCACCGCATTGGACGAAGTGGGCGAGCGGGTCATAAAGGTCATGCGGTTTCTTTGATGAGTCACGACGAAGAATATCTGCTTAAAGCTATTGAGCGATTGCTAGACAAGAAGCTTCCTCAAGAGTGGCTAGAAGGCTATGAGCCAAGCCCAATTGAGAACGTAATTGATGAACCTTCAGGTCGTCGCGGTCGAAGCCGTGCTTCTGAGAAGCGGAAGATGAAGGCTAAGCTGGGTATTCATAAGAATCGTGGTAAAGCGCACAGGAAATAA
- a CDS encoding acyl carrier protein phosphodiesterase — MNFLAHLHIADVSNTSLVGNLLGDFVRGDPTGKYQEDWVEGIRIHRFVDSYTDNHPDIKAILPLFGQQRRFAPIALDVHWDHCLITHWDRFHSKGFKQFCRSVSSHTHPKHVSGDLPERYSRVVSSMWDGEWFESYRDMDNIGYALMRMSKRSPRMAPLALCHQHLVEHYDELEQVFLRFYPELIEAVSKIK; from the coding sequence ATGAACTTCTTGGCGCATCTGCATATCGCGGATGTCAGTAATACTAGCTTGGTGGGAAACCTGCTGGGGGACTTTGTAAGAGGTGACCCAACGGGCAAGTACCAAGAGGATTGGGTTGAAGGTATTCGAATCCACCGCTTTGTGGATAGCTATACCGATAACCACCCAGACATCAAAGCGATCCTTCCTCTATTTGGACAGCAGCGACGCTTTGCTCCAATCGCGTTGGATGTGCACTGGGACCATTGTCTAATCACGCACTGGGATAGATTTCATTCCAAGGGCTTTAAGCAGTTTTGTCGTAGTGTAAGCTCCCACACTCATCCTAAGCATGTCTCTGGTGATCTTCCTGAGCGCTATTCTAGGGTGGTGTCTTCTATGTGGGATGGAGAGTGGTTCGAGTCCTATCGCGACATGGACAACATCGGCTATGCGCTGATGCGTATGTCTAAACGCTCACCAAGAATGGCACCTTTGGCCCTCTGCCATCAACATCTTGTTGAACACTATGACGAGTTGGAACAGGTCTTTTTGCGCTTTTATCCAGAACTCATCGAAGCTGTGTCTAAAATCAAGTAA
- the ltaE gene encoding low-specificity L-threonine aldolase, which produces MDFRSDTVTLPTPEMRDAMANAPVGDDVYGDDPTINKLENWAAERHGFEAALFTSSGTQANLLGLMAHCERGDEYLCGQQAHNYRYEAGGAAVLGSIQPQPIMNEPDGTLCFKKLEAAIKPDDFHFARTKLLSLENTINGKVLPLEYLAEAREFVNKHGLKLHLDGARVYNAAVALDVDITEIAKHFDTMTICLSKGLCAPVGSLLLGDKETIEKARRLRKMVGGAMRQAGVLGAAGMLALTEQTKRLKEDHDNAKKLAIALAELPGFSVNPDFIQTNIVFAKLDETVDIDNIAKKLEKDGILMSPSNPVRFVTHKDISESDIDVFVEKLKALL; this is translated from the coding sequence ATGGATTTTCGTTCAGACACCGTTACCCTACCCACTCCAGAAATGCGTGACGCTATGGCAAATGCCCCTGTCGGTGACGATGTTTATGGTGATGACCCAACCATCAACAAACTAGAAAACTGGGCAGCAGAGCGGCACGGTTTTGAAGCGGCGCTATTTACCTCTTCAGGCACTCAGGCAAACCTTCTTGGTCTTATGGCTCACTGCGAACGCGGTGACGAATATCTATGCGGCCAACAAGCACACAACTATCGCTATGAGGCTGGCGGTGCTGCGGTTCTTGGCTCTATTCAACCACAACCGATCATGAACGAACCTGACGGTACGCTTTGCTTTAAAAAGCTTGAAGCGGCTATTAAGCCAGACGATTTTCACTTCGCTCGCACTAAGCTTCTTAGTCTTGAAAACACCATCAATGGCAAAGTACTTCCACTTGAATACCTTGCCGAGGCTCGAGAGTTTGTAAACAAACACGGTCTTAAACTCCACCTAGACGGCGCTCGTGTTTATAACGCAGCGGTTGCGTTGGATGTAGATATTACCGAGATTGCTAAACACTTCGACACCATGACTATATGTCTATCAAAAGGTCTTTGTGCTCCTGTGGGTTCACTGCTTCTCGGCGACAAAGAAACCATTGAAAAAGCACGCCGCCTACGCAAGATGGTGGGTGGTGCCATGCGTCAAGCAGGTGTCTTAGGCGCGGCAGGCATGCTAGCGCTAACAGAGCAAACCAAACGCCTGAAAGAGGATCACGATAATGCGAAGAAACTCGCTATTGCACTCGCTGAGCTACCTGGTTTCTCGGTTAATCCAGATTTTATTCAAACCAATATCGTGTTTGCTAAGCTGGATGAGACTGTAGATATTGATAATATCGCGAAGAAGCTTGAGAAAGATGGCATCTTGATGTCGCCAAGCAATCCTGTGCGATTTGTAACGCACAAGGACATCAGCGAATCAGATATTGATGTGTTTGTTGAGAAATTAAAAGCACTGCTTTAA
- a CDS encoding NUDIX hydrolase: protein MRKIIHKWKNLALTEETLTLPNNVSTAHTSVDHPGAVVILAKLDDKTILLLNQYRPSLKEWLLEIPAGTLEPSENPLPAAKRELEEETGYRAKRWHSLGKLTPMAGFCNEVQYLFVAEELSLSNSLTQDEDEVIEVQKVPVADLLKMIQDERVTDAKTIATVSKAMLCGKL, encoded by the coding sequence ATGCGCAAAATTATCCATAAATGGAAAAACCTCGCCCTAACCGAGGAAACCCTCACTTTACCCAATAATGTGTCAACTGCTCACACTTCAGTCGATCACCCCGGCGCCGTAGTTATATTGGCCAAGCTTGACGATAAAACAATTCTGCTACTTAACCAGTATCGCCCGTCATTAAAAGAGTGGCTACTAGAAATTCCAGCGGGCACGTTAGAGCCAAGCGAGAATCCACTTCCCGCAGCGAAACGTGAGCTTGAAGAGGAAACGGGCTATCGAGCGAAGAGATGGCACAGCCTAGGAAAACTGACTCCTATGGCAGGTTTTTGCAACGAAGTTCAATATCTGTTCGTTGCTGAAGAGCTCTCTCTAAGCAATAGCCTTACCCAAGATGAAGATGAGGTAATTGAGGTTCAAAAAGTTCCTGTTGCGGACCTTCTTAAAATGATACAAGACGAGCGTGTTACTGACGCCAAGACAATTGCCACTGTTTCAAAAGCCATGTTGTGTGGCAAACTGTGA
- the viaA gene encoding ATPase RavA stimulator ViaA: MLGVDALNLAISVADSGMVESAVNDLIGRSQVLMASEKPGMQASMKNHVFKWRKTVKRRITKVCETEQIQEELALYQEVIHWDEAQFDQDINSIVKKLEKKSNFYFQGKKLLDRQKKTPNPMFAHFFCDQWYQSLYNAIKQLQLNELEQDKQKFLDDLYNRMENMKNMRQLGGEGDEAQLGRLWDMAAAKLSRTDVKTMATYAKFLRKHSGLKEIANELGRMANQVDDPDLQITPAADFEVVEEHSDEATDDIVGIHESDDLSKMLPNETMFLAYPELEVIFYKHLVDKRLMNYRTSGKARTLRKINAQTPAHSDVEVEKGPFIVCVDASGSMSGFPEQCAKAIAYALMQIAMAEKRDCYVILFSTEQITYELTKKDGLREASDFLSYTFHGGTDFEPVLETCIELMHSDKYRNADMVVLSDFIAPKQSDEMIAKVEDLKAKHNRFHAVSLSKYGNPDLLEIFSHNWSYHPGLVGRFVRKF; encoded by the coding sequence ATGCTCGGTGTAGACGCCCTTAACTTAGCGATATCGGTAGCAGACTCAGGCATGGTTGAGAGTGCGGTGAACGATCTTATTGGTCGTAGCCAGGTGCTCATGGCTTCAGAAAAGCCGGGTATGCAGGCGTCGATGAAGAACCACGTTTTTAAGTGGCGTAAAACGGTGAAAAGACGCATTACTAAGGTGTGCGAGACCGAGCAGATCCAAGAAGAGTTGGCGCTGTATCAAGAGGTGATTCACTGGGATGAAGCCCAGTTCGATCAGGACATCAACTCAATCGTTAAGAAGCTTGAGAAGAAGAGTAATTTCTATTTTCAGGGTAAAAAACTTTTGGATAGACAGAAAAAGACACCAAACCCTATGTTTGCGCACTTCTTCTGTGATCAGTGGTATCAGTCCCTTTATAACGCCATCAAACAACTTCAGCTTAATGAGTTAGAGCAGGATAAGCAGAAGTTCCTCGATGACCTATACAATCGCATGGAAAACATGAAGAACATGCGTCAGTTGGGTGGAGAGGGCGATGAAGCGCAATTAGGGCGCCTATGGGATATGGCGGCGGCCAAGTTGTCTCGAACCGATGTTAAAACCATGGCGACCTATGCCAAGTTTTTACGAAAGCACAGTGGTCTTAAAGAGATAGCCAATGAACTGGGTCGTATGGCGAATCAAGTGGACGATCCGGATCTTCAGATCACACCGGCTGCCGATTTTGAGGTAGTGGAAGAGCACTCTGACGAGGCCACGGATGATATCGTGGGCATCCACGAGAGCGATGATCTTAGCAAGATGCTACCCAATGAAACTATGTTTCTTGCCTATCCGGAGCTTGAGGTTATTTTCTACAAGCACCTAGTCGATAAGCGGTTGATGAACTATCGCACCTCGGGTAAGGCACGCACCCTACGTAAGATAAATGCGCAAACTCCTGCCCATAGCGATGTAGAAGTCGAGAAAGGTCCGTTTATTGTCTGTGTGGATGCTTCTGGTTCCATGAGTGGCTTTCCAGAGCAGTGCGCTAAGGCTATCGCGTATGCTCTGATGCAGATTGCAATGGCTGAAAAACGTGACTGCTATGTAATCTTGTTTTCTACAGAGCAGATCACCTATGAACTAACCAAGAAGGATGGATTGAGAGAGGCGAGTGATTTCTTGTCCTATACCTTCCACGGCGGTACAGACTTTGAGCCCGTGCTTGAGACCTGTATTGAACTCATGCACAGCGACAAATACCGCAACGCCGACATGGTTGTGCTGTCAGACTTCATAGCACCTAAGCAGTCCGATGAGATGATAGCTAAGGTAGAAGACCTGAAAGCGAAACACAATCGCTTCCATGCGGTGAGCCTTTCAAAATATGGTAACCCTGATCTTCTTGAGATCTTCAGTCACAACTGGAGTTATCACCCTGGTTTAGTCGGGCGTTTTGTCCGTAAATTCTAA
- a CDS encoding helix-turn-helix transcriptional regulator, which yields MLEVRQKLCKSVMQQFAPKNEWSDKVFLSPECKERFLTNSDIPELSESCYFMAGLAELENGYEIEREGVMVHTLLITLEGRGMLTTANYVKELEPYSMAVLPAHMPHRFELHPEDSRWKMVWILLETVPKWDNLISNGQAVLPFQSSEQIWSLMNLLHLEVDGRPSYRRLLISEVSRILAGFEPKPFSSSIRVQTLFNEIESQLHLNWTVAYIAERCFLSQEQLNRVCKSLYGVSPRKRLIELRMEKAVDLLKYEDWSVGLIAQRLGYHDPYNFTHRFSKHFGCSPREYRKRSRE from the coding sequence ATGTTAGAAGTCAGACAAAAGCTGTGCAAATCTGTCATGCAACAGTTTGCACCTAAAAATGAGTGGTCAGACAAGGTATTTCTGAGTCCGGAATGCAAAGAGCGCTTTCTGACGAACTCTGATATCCCAGAGTTATCGGAGAGCTGTTATTTTATGGCTGGATTGGCTGAGCTTGAGAACGGCTACGAGATCGAACGTGAAGGGGTGATGGTGCATACCTTACTGATCACCCTAGAAGGTCGTGGCATGTTGACCACTGCAAATTACGTGAAAGAGTTGGAGCCCTATTCAATGGCTGTGCTTCCAGCGCATATGCCGCACAGGTTTGAACTGCATCCAGAAGACAGCCGCTGGAAAATGGTATGGATCCTTCTAGAAACCGTGCCTAAATGGGACAACCTTATCTCTAACGGCCAAGCGGTACTGCCGTTTCAATCTAGCGAACAGATCTGGTCTTTAATGAACCTGCTTCACCTAGAGGTAGACGGACGCCCGAGTTATCGAAGGCTTCTTATTAGTGAGGTAAGTCGAATCTTGGCCGGCTTCGAGCCTAAGCCTTTTAGCTCATCCATTCGTGTGCAAACCTTGTTTAATGAAATCGAATCACAGCTGCACTTAAATTGGACAGTCGCATACATTGCAGAGCGCTGTTTCTTGAGCCAAGAGCAACTTAATCGGGTGTGCAAATCTTTGTATGGTGTCTCTCCAAGAAAGAGACTGATAGAACTTCGCATGGAAAAAGCGGTGGATCTATTAAAATATGAAGATTGGAGTGTGGGTCTAATAGCTCAGCGTCTTGGCTATCACGACCCTTACAATTTCACTCATAGATTTAGCAAGCACTTTGGCTGCTCTCCAAGAGAGTATCGAAAGCGCAGTAGGGAATAG
- a CDS encoding ATPase RavA domain-containing protein, whose product MMQPSRVSHAERALRSERIDKLVKYLSDGVYEREHTIKLCLLAALSGESVFLLGPPGIAKSLIAKRLINAFESSTYFEYLMTRFSTPEEVFGPLSIQELKDNGRYVRLTDGYLPKANVVFLDEIWKAGPAILNTLLTVVNEKTFKNGNDIEKVPMRLLISASNELPDEDSGLEALYDRMLVRIFVNRIQDKRNFFSMLTVGTTQEAEVPDDLKISNQEYSEWLSELDQLPLSEELFDKLYLLKSMLEERHQESETTLKADDLYVSDRRWKKAVKLLKASAFFNGRQKINALDLILIQDCLWNSPESRVIVREVMRDFALNHAFGQSDILHVIESSKRTLEDVQSEIEVQNSLQVAHEAAGGLLRKEGFKLNLDDWRVHKVGPTGNLVKLVLLQSNLSVSEHEKGDSRWVYVPHNDLVKVVSQGGGDVYGYVNQNTNMVSLKLALDADDNLVIKDIANRSVLVGLVTNKGLDVETHQKWHGLAKNAVDELEKAELTLTKVRSDFHGALPHNFIEPELPTAMESGLQNLADSLVAAQSQSKKLAQRIGFMADYYSE is encoded by the coding sequence ATGATGCAGCCTAGTCGCGTTTCACATGCAGAGCGCGCCCTGCGTTCTGAGCGGATCGATAAACTCGTAAAATATTTATCCGACGGCGTATATGAACGTGAACACACCATCAAACTCTGTCTACTCGCAGCACTTTCTGGTGAAAGTGTCTTTCTTCTCGGCCCTCCAGGCATCGCAAAAAGTTTGATTGCAAAGCGTCTAATTAACGCGTTTGAGAGCAGCACCTATTTCGAATATCTGATGACTCGATTTTCTACACCTGAAGAGGTGTTTGGTCCGCTAAGCATTCAAGAGCTGAAAGATAACGGCCGCTATGTGCGTCTTACTGATGGCTATCTACCCAAGGCGAATGTGGTTTTCCTCGATGAGATCTGGAAAGCAGGTCCAGCAATTCTGAACACTCTTCTTACGGTCGTTAATGAAAAGACCTTTAAAAACGGCAACGACATCGAAAAGGTGCCTATGCGCCTATTGATCTCCGCTTCTAATGAACTGCCGGATGAAGACAGCGGTCTTGAGGCGCTTTATGACCGTATGCTGGTTCGCATCTTTGTTAACCGTATCCAAGATAAGCGCAATTTCTTCAGCATGCTTACTGTTGGCACCACTCAAGAGGCGGAAGTGCCTGATGACCTTAAGATCTCCAATCAGGAATACTCTGAATGGCTGAGCGAGCTTGACCAGTTACCTTTGAGTGAAGAACTGTTCGACAAACTTTATCTACTGAAAAGTATGCTTGAGGAGCGTCATCAAGAGTCTGAAACTACACTTAAGGCGGATGACTTGTATGTCTCTGACCGTCGTTGGAAGAAGGCGGTAAAACTTCTTAAGGCCAGTGCCTTCTTTAATGGACGTCAGAAGATCAATGCCCTTGATCTTATCCTTATCCAAGACTGCCTATGGAACAGCCCTGAATCTCGAGTGATAGTGCGCGAGGTAATGCGTGACTTTGCACTGAACCATGCGTTTGGACAGAGCGATATTCTACATGTTATCGAGAGCAGTAAACGCACCCTAGAAGATGTGCAGTCTGAGATTGAAGTACAGAACAGTCTTCAAGTCGCTCATGAGGCCGCTGGTGGCTTGCTTCGCAAAGAGGGTTTTAAGCTGAATCTTGATGACTGGCGCGTGCACAAGGTTGGTCCAACCGGAAACTTAGTTAAGTTGGTTCTGTTGCAGAGTAACCTCTCGGTGTCAGAACATGAGAAAGGCGATTCACGTTGGGTTTATGTTCCACACAACGACCTAGTGAAAGTGGTTTCTCAGGGCGGTGGTGATGTTTATGGCTACGTAAACCAAAATACCAATATGGTTTCTCTAAAGCTTGCGTTGGATGCAGATGACAACCTAGTGATTAAAGACATCGCGAATCGCTCCGTGCTAGTGGGTCTTGTTACCAACAAGGGCCTAGATGTAGAGACCCATCAGAAATGGCACGGGCTGGCGAAAAATGCGGTGGATGAACTCGAGAAAGCAGAGCTTACCCTTACTAAGGTGCGCTCAGATTTTCATGGCGCACTGCCACACAACTTTATCGAACCTGAACTTCCAACTGCGATGGAGTCCGGACTTCAAAACCTGGCTGATTCTTTGGTTGCGGCTCAAAGCCAATCTAAGAAACTGGCTCAACGTATTGGCTTTATGGCCGATTACTATTCTGAATAA
- a CDS encoding DUF3592 domain-containing protein — MTIIKGLLICLLGLGAMLFGAKSVVYNSTLMAFGHQTLGKIVSFDELHSEGKRLYSAEAEFEIAGKTFKTTPENYVLKRRFRTHDYVLVTYLPHDPNYSKISSDIRVGNVAYLPMGVGALAMLFGVGLATGRVKRVDG; from the coding sequence ATGACAATAATAAAAGGTCTGCTGATTTGCTTGCTGGGACTTGGAGCCATGTTGTTTGGCGCTAAATCTGTGGTATATAACTCTACTTTGATGGCGTTTGGTCACCAAACCTTAGGCAAGATCGTTTCTTTTGACGAACTCCATTCTGAGGGAAAGCGGCTGTATAGCGCTGAAGCTGAGTTTGAGATTGCGGGTAAGACCTTTAAAACCACACCCGAAAACTACGTGTTGAAACGTCGCTTTCGCACCCACGATTATGTTCTGGTGACCTATCTACCACACGACCCTAATTATTCAAAGATCAGCAGTGATATTAGAGTTGGCAATGTCGCTTATCTCCCGATGGGAGTGGGGGCTTTAGCCATGTTGTTTGGAGTAGGGCTCGCGACAGGACGGGTTAAGAGAGTGGATGGGTAG
- a CDS encoding DUF805 domain-containing protein — MNIFSFKGRTTRRVYWSMWVFNIILILAMRFGLHGDFSNHDPANASTGGTIAVFVISILMLWWSLAIQVKRLHDLDKKGWWVILNLIPYLGSGALMVYLGCFKGTDGENRFGAKAT; from the coding sequence ATGAACATTTTCTCTTTTAAGGGACGTACCACACGCAGAGTCTATTGGTCTATGTGGGTATTCAACATCATCCTGATACTCGCTATGCGATTTGGCCTACACGGTGATTTCAGTAATCACGACCCAGCGAACGCATCCACAGGTGGAACCATAGCCGTGTTTGTAATCAGTATCTTGATGCTATGGTGGTCTCTAGCCATTCAGGTAAAACGCCTGCATGATCTAGATAAAAAAGGTTGGTGGGTAATTCTCAACCTTATTCCTTATCTGGGTTCTGGAGCGCTGATGGTTTACCTGGGCTGTTTTAAAGGCACAGATGGCGAGAATCGTTTTGGTGCCAAAGCCACCTAA